A stretch of Equus caballus isolate H_3958 breed thoroughbred chromosome 11, TB-T2T, whole genome shotgun sequence DNA encodes these proteins:
- the KIF2B gene encoding kinesin-like protein KIF2B isoform X2, translating to MASQLCFPVAPHLSSSKPLKPHFGVQLGLCVAIQRSDGRIHHAVVTEIKRENAWVAVEWVEKGVKKGKKVDLETIFLLNPALVSVEQPPPSRSLPSLSLGPSSAIGDQRKATRWIATIPQKNETPSGDSLTVRVPSNPCLMKQKKSPCLREVEKLQKQREKRRQLQMEIRAQRALRVNTGNPNYEMLRMIEEYRRHLDLSKVSLLEPREDHRICVCVRKRPLSQQETTMKDLDIITIPSNNVVMVHESKQKVDLTRYLENQIFCFDHAFDDTASNELVYQFTAQPLVESIFRKGMATCFAYGQTGSGKTHTMGGTFSGRDQDCSKGIYALVAQDVFFLLKTLTYEKLDLKVYGSFFEIYGGKVYDLLNWKKKLQVLEDGNQQIQVVGLQEQEVCCVEDVLHLVELGNSCRTSGQTSVNAHSSRSHAIFQIILKSRGKLHGKFSLVDLAGNERGADTAKANRKRQLEGAEINKSLLALKECIRALGQHKSHTPFRASKLTQVLRDSFIGQNSSTCMIATISPGMTSCENTLNTLRYANRVKELTLDLRPHHRCLYPVGQEVPKMLEKHIRNSEMSFQRDKFIERPCIQTEEEEETKEMKPVATPLMEDTTSSGRKSSQWPGTNIQDTADAVWKLRKK from the exons ATGGCCAGCCAGTTATGCTTCCCTGTCGCTCCCCACCTCTCGTCCTCAAAACCCTTGAAGCCACACTTCGGAGTTCAACTGGGCCTCTGTGTGGCGATCCAGCGCAGCGACGGACGGATCCACCACGCTGTGGTGACCgagatcaaaagagaaaatgcttGGGTCGCCGTAGAGTGGGTTGAAAAAGGAGTCAAAAAAGGCAAGAAGGTTGATCTAGAGACCATATTCCTACTGAATCCAGCTCTGGTTTCTGTTGAACAGCCCCCACCGTCCAGGTCATTGCCCTCCTTGTCTCTAGGGCCCTCTTCGGCCATCGGGGACCAGCGCAAAGCCACGCGGTGGATTGCAACAATCCCCCAGAAAAACGAAACGCCCTCAGGGGACAGCCTGACTGTGAGAGTCCCCAGCAATCCTTGCCTGATGAAGCAGAAAAAGTCTCCCTGCCTTCGGGAAGTTGAGAAACTGCAAAAGCAGCGGGAGAAGCGCAGGCAGCTGCAGATGGAGATCAGAGCCCAACGTGCCCTCAGAGTCAACACGGGAAACCCCAACTACGAGATGTTGCGCATGATCGAAGAGTACCGCAGGCACCTGGACCTCAGCAAGGTGTCCCTCCTGGAACCGCGGGAAGACCATCGCATCTGCGTCTGCGTGAGAAAGCGGCCTCTCAGCCAGCAAGAGACCACCATGAAGGACCTGGATATCATCACCATCCCCTCCAACAACGTGGTCATGGTACACGAGTCCAAGCAAAAGGTGGACCTCACTCGCTACCTGGAGAACCAGATCTTTTGCTTCGATCATGCCTTCGATGACACCGCCTCCAACGAGTTAGTGTACCAGTTCACTGCCCAGCCACTGGTGGAGTCCATCTTCCGCAAGGGCATGGCCACCTGCTTTGCCTATGGGCAGACGGGCAGTGGGAAAACGCATACGATGGGCGGAACTTTTTCTGGAAGGGACCAAGATTGTTCTAAAGGCATTTATGCCCTGGTGGCGCAGGATGTCTTCTTCCTACTCAAAACCTTGACTTATGAGAAGCTAGACCTCAAAGTCTATGGGAGCTTTTTTGAGATTTACGGGGGCAAGGTGTATGATTTGTTGAACTGGAAGAAGAAGTTGCAAGTCCTTGAGGATGGCAATCAGCAAATCCAGGTGGTCGGGCTACAGGAACAGGAGGTATGTTGTGTGGAGGACGTGCTGCACCTCGTGGAACTAGGGAACAGCTGCCGGACTTCAGGACAGACCTCTGTCAACGCCCACTCTTCCAGGAGCCACGCCATCTTCCAGATCATTCTAAAGTCGCGAGGGAAACTGCACGGCAAGTTTTCCCTCGTTGACTTAGCTGGGAACGAAAGGGGAGCAGACACTGCCAAGGCCAACCGGAAAAGGCAGCTGGAAGGGGCGGAGATCAATAAGAGTCTCCTGGCTCTCAAAGAATGCATTCGGGCTTTGGGTCAGCACAAGTCCCATACCCCATTCAGAGCCAGCAAACTCACACAGGTGCTCCGGGACTCCTTCATAGGCCAGAACTCCTCCACTTGCATGATTGCTACTATTTCTCCAGGGATGACCTCTTGCGAAAACACCCTCAACACTTTAAGATATGCAAATAGAGTAAAAGAATTAACTCTTGATTTAAGGCCCCACCATCGTTGTCTCTATCCAGTTGGACAGGAGGTGCCTAAGATGTTGGAAAAACACATTAGAAATTCAGAAATGTCCTTTCAGAGGGATAAATTTATTGAAAGACCTTGTATACagactgaggaggaggaagagactaAAGAAATGAAACCAGTAGCCACTCCATTAATGGAGGATACAACGAGTTCTGGGAGGAAATCAAGCCAATGGCCAGGGACCAACATCCAGGACACAGCCGATGCG GTTTGGAAATTgaggaaaaaatga
- the KIF2B gene encoding kinesin-like protein KIF2B isoform X1, with product MASQLCFPVAPHLSSSKPLKPHFGVQLGLCVAIQRSDGRIHHAVVTEIKRENAWVAVEWVEKGVKKGKKVDLETIFLLNPALVSVEQPPPSRSLPSLSLGPSSAIGDQRKATRWIATIPQKNETPSGDSLTVRVPSNPCLMKQKKSPCLREVEKLQKQREKRRQLQMEIRAQRALRVNTGNPNYEMLRMIEEYRRHLDLSKVSLLEPREDHRICVCVRKRPLSQQETTMKDLDIITIPSNNVVMVHESKQKVDLTRYLENQIFCFDHAFDDTASNELVYQFTAQPLVESIFRKGMATCFAYGQTGSGKTHTMGGTFSGRDQDCSKGIYALVAQDVFFLLKTLTYEKLDLKVYGSFFEIYGGKVYDLLNWKKKLQVLEDGNQQIQVVGLQEQEVCCVEDVLHLVELGNSCRTSGQTSVNAHSSRSHAIFQIILKSRGKLHGKFSLVDLAGNERGADTAKANRKRQLEGAEINKSLLALKECIRALGQHKSHTPFRASKLTQVLRDSFIGQNSSTCMIATISPGMTSCENTLNTLRYANRVKELTLDLRPHHRCLYPVGQEVPKMLEKHIRNSEMSFQRDKFIERPCIQTEEEEETKEMKPVATPLMEDTTSSGRKSSQWPGTNIQDTADAVNYDVDLCIAQLLSILEQKVDILAEIQKKLKLLRADFQKKSKSSEATGKGSDLK from the coding sequence ATGGCCAGCCAGTTATGCTTCCCTGTCGCTCCCCACCTCTCGTCCTCAAAACCCTTGAAGCCACACTTCGGAGTTCAACTGGGCCTCTGTGTGGCGATCCAGCGCAGCGACGGACGGATCCACCACGCTGTGGTGACCgagatcaaaagagaaaatgcttGGGTCGCCGTAGAGTGGGTTGAAAAAGGAGTCAAAAAAGGCAAGAAGGTTGATCTAGAGACCATATTCCTACTGAATCCAGCTCTGGTTTCTGTTGAACAGCCCCCACCGTCCAGGTCATTGCCCTCCTTGTCTCTAGGGCCCTCTTCGGCCATCGGGGACCAGCGCAAAGCCACGCGGTGGATTGCAACAATCCCCCAGAAAAACGAAACGCCCTCAGGGGACAGCCTGACTGTGAGAGTCCCCAGCAATCCTTGCCTGATGAAGCAGAAAAAGTCTCCCTGCCTTCGGGAAGTTGAGAAACTGCAAAAGCAGCGGGAGAAGCGCAGGCAGCTGCAGATGGAGATCAGAGCCCAACGTGCCCTCAGAGTCAACACGGGAAACCCCAACTACGAGATGTTGCGCATGATCGAAGAGTACCGCAGGCACCTGGACCTCAGCAAGGTGTCCCTCCTGGAACCGCGGGAAGACCATCGCATCTGCGTCTGCGTGAGAAAGCGGCCTCTCAGCCAGCAAGAGACCACCATGAAGGACCTGGATATCATCACCATCCCCTCCAACAACGTGGTCATGGTACACGAGTCCAAGCAAAAGGTGGACCTCACTCGCTACCTGGAGAACCAGATCTTTTGCTTCGATCATGCCTTCGATGACACCGCCTCCAACGAGTTAGTGTACCAGTTCACTGCCCAGCCACTGGTGGAGTCCATCTTCCGCAAGGGCATGGCCACCTGCTTTGCCTATGGGCAGACGGGCAGTGGGAAAACGCATACGATGGGCGGAACTTTTTCTGGAAGGGACCAAGATTGTTCTAAAGGCATTTATGCCCTGGTGGCGCAGGATGTCTTCTTCCTACTCAAAACCTTGACTTATGAGAAGCTAGACCTCAAAGTCTATGGGAGCTTTTTTGAGATTTACGGGGGCAAGGTGTATGATTTGTTGAACTGGAAGAAGAAGTTGCAAGTCCTTGAGGATGGCAATCAGCAAATCCAGGTGGTCGGGCTACAGGAACAGGAGGTATGTTGTGTGGAGGACGTGCTGCACCTCGTGGAACTAGGGAACAGCTGCCGGACTTCAGGACAGACCTCTGTCAACGCCCACTCTTCCAGGAGCCACGCCATCTTCCAGATCATTCTAAAGTCGCGAGGGAAACTGCACGGCAAGTTTTCCCTCGTTGACTTAGCTGGGAACGAAAGGGGAGCAGACACTGCCAAGGCCAACCGGAAAAGGCAGCTGGAAGGGGCGGAGATCAATAAGAGTCTCCTGGCTCTCAAAGAATGCATTCGGGCTTTGGGTCAGCACAAGTCCCATACCCCATTCAGAGCCAGCAAACTCACACAGGTGCTCCGGGACTCCTTCATAGGCCAGAACTCCTCCACTTGCATGATTGCTACTATTTCTCCAGGGATGACCTCTTGCGAAAACACCCTCAACACTTTAAGATATGCAAATAGAGTAAAAGAATTAACTCTTGATTTAAGGCCCCACCATCGTTGTCTCTATCCAGTTGGACAGGAGGTGCCTAAGATGTTGGAAAAACACATTAGAAATTCAGAAATGTCCTTTCAGAGGGATAAATTTATTGAAAGACCTTGTATACagactgaggaggaggaagagactaAAGAAATGAAACCAGTAGCCACTCCATTAATGGAGGATACAACGAGTTCTGGGAGGAAATCAAGCCAATGGCCAGGGACCAACATCCAGGACACAGCCGATGCGGTAAACTATGATGTTGATCTTTGCATTGCCCAGTTATTGTCCATTTTGGAGCAGAAAGTAGATATTCTGGCTGAGAttcaaaagaaactgaaattattACGAGCTGACTTCCAAAAGAAGAGCAAGTCTAGTGAAGCCACTGGCAAGGGATCAGACCTGAAATGA